The sequence AAACAAGACGGCCTATACCTGGGAAGTGAAAAACCCCATCAATGACTACTCTATCATTCCGAACATTGGTAAATATGTCAATTTTAAAGATACGTTTGATGGAGAAAAAGGAAAACTGGATCTGGATTACTGGGTACTTGATTATAATTTAGAAAAAGCAAAAAAACAGTTTGAGCAGGTAAAACCAATGCTTTCTGCATTTGAACACTGGTTTGGCCCTTATCCTTTCTATGAAGATTCTTATAAACTGGTAGATTCTCCTTATCTGGGCATGGAGCACCAAAGTAATGTAGCCTATGGAAATGATTACCAAAATGGTTACCGAGGAAAAGATCTTTCAGGAACAGGAATTGGTCTGAAATGGGATTATATCATCATTCACGAAAGTGGACACGAATGGTTTGCTAATAATATTACCGCAAAAGATGAGGCAGACATGTGGATCCATGAAAGTTTTACTATGTATTCCGAAGTTCTTTTTACAGAAAACTATCTTGATAAAAAGTCTGCTGACATTTATATAATAGGACTTAGAGGAAAAATCGATAATGATGTTCCTATTATCGGAAAGTATGGCGTAAGAAATGAAGGCAGCGGTGATATGTATCCGAAAGGAGCCAACATGCTTCATACGATAAGACAGGTCATTAATAATGATGAAAAATTCAGACAAATTTTAAGAGGCCTAGGTAAAGAGTTCTATCATCAGACAGTTACCACAAAGCAAATTGAAGATTATATTTCATCAAAATCCGGTATTGATTTTTCCACTGTATTTGATCAGTATCTCAGAACCATTAAAATCCCGACTCTTGAATACACTCAAAACGAGGACAGTCTGAAATTCAGGTATACGAATGTAGTGAAAAACCTGAAGCTTCCGATCATTATCAATGGTGATCAGACGATAAATCCAACTGAAGAATGGCAGACGGTAAAGCTAAAGAAAAGCACTCCGGTTGAATTGAACAAGAATTATTATATCAACTATCTGAGTGTTCAATAAATAACAAAGGCAAATTTGCAGATCAGCAGGTTTGCCTTTTTGTTTTTCTTAATTTTTTTTAAGAAAAGTTTAATACTTGATTCAGTAACAAAATGGAAAAATAAACAACTATTTAACTATAAATTTAAACCTAATGAGAAAAACAGCACTTAGCTTAGGCCTGTTTGCCGCTTTTTTAGCGAATGCCCAATCTATAAAAACCACTATTGACCTCGTTAATGTAAAAGATGATAAAGTAGCCGTTACGATGGAATTCCCGAAAATGAAATCGGGAGATATTAAATTTCATTTTCCGAAAACAGTTCCGGGAACTTATTCTGTAGATGATTACGGACGATTTATAGAAGGGATCAAATTTTATGATAATAAAGGAAAGGAATTAGCCTTCACAAAAGTTAATGACAATAGCTATTCATTGAAAAACGCTCAAAACCTGAGCAAAATCTCCTATCTTGTAAATGATAGCTTTGATGAAGAAATGGATACTTCAAAACATAAAGCTGTATTTTCTCCTTCAGGAACTGATATTGAGGCAGGAAAAGTGTATATGATCAATACCCACGGTTTTATCGGATATATTGAAAATATGCAGGATGTACCGTATCAGCTTGTTGTTCAAAAACCAACTGATTTTTACGGAACCACAGCATTGGTAGATCAGGATAAATCTGAATCTACAGACACCTATACGCTTTCCAATTATGCCAAGGTGACAGATTCTCCATTAATGTATACCAAACCGGATTATATTACCTTCAATGCAGGTGGAATGGATCTTGTGTTGGGAGTTTACTCTCCTACCGGAAAATATAAAGCAGCAGATTTTAAGGATAACCTTGAAAAAATGGTGGTAGCCCAAAAGAAATTCCTTGGGGATATGAATACCAATAAAAAGTACGCCATTATGCTTTATCTATCTGGTGGCGATGGTCCTATGGTAAAAGGTTTTGGAGCATTGGAGCACCATGAATCTACCAGTGTAGTACTTCCTGAAGCTATGCCTAAGGAAGCTATTGACCAAACTATTACAGATGTGGTTTCCCACGAATTCTTCCATACTGTTAATCCTTTGAAAACGCATTCTGAAGAAATCCATTATTTTAATTATGCAGACCCGAAAATGTCTCAGCATCTCTGGATGTACGAAGGCGGAACTGAATATTTTGCGAATTTATTCCAAATTCAGGAAGGGCTTATCAACAAGGATGAGTTTCTTAAAAGAATCGGAGAAAAGATTACCAACTCTAAAAACTACAATGATACCATGCCGTTTACGGTAATGAGTAAAAACGTACTGCAGGATGCCTACAAAGATCAGTACAGAAATGTCTATGAAAAAGGAGCTCTTTTAGCCATGTGCATGGATATTGAACTGAGAAAATTGTCCAATGGAGAAATGGGATACCGTGATATGATCAGAAAATTATCTCAAAGATTCGGTGAAAACAAACCGTTCAAAGATGATAAGCTGATTGATGAACTGGTAACTGTAACAGGGTATCCTCAGATAAAGGATTTTTATAATAAATATATTGCAGGAAGCCAGCCTACACCTTATGCAGAATATCTGAAAATGGTAGGTGTAGATGTTCACAAACAGGAAACAGCTCCTATCTTTTGGCTTATTAAAGACCCTAATCAAACAGGATATGATGATAAAAATAAAGCCCTGGCTTTCGATGAAAATTCTACTTTATCTCCATTTGCCAAAAGTATAGGATTTAAAATTACCGACCAGGTGCTTGCATTGGATGGAAAGACCATTGATATTCAAAAAATCCAAGACTTTATTGGGTATACCAGAACGATCAAGGATGGACAAGAAGTTACGGTAACTATTTTAAGAGACAATGCTGGTAAAAAAGAAAAAATGACTCTTAAAGGGAAAGCAATTCTGGATAAACTAAGCGTGGAAACGCTTCAATTCAAAGCTAATCCAAGTCCGGAAGAACTGAAACTACAAACTCAGTGGCTTACAGGCAAAAAATAATATAAAAGCGAGGGGCATTTCCTCGCTTTTGTTTTTTATTAGCAGCTATCTTAAAAAAAGTTCTAATCCTATGATTTAGAATTCCCATTTACCCCTTTTTAATTGTAATTCTGAAAGTCGTTCCTTTTCCAATTTCGGTCTGGGAAATCTTAATATCTCCATTATGATATTCATGAATGACCCTCTGAGCCAATGACAATCCCAGTCCCCAGCCTCTTTTCTTGGTAGAATATCCAGGTTTAAAAGCATTTCTGGCCTGCTGATTCGTCATTCCGCTGCCAGTGTCTTTTACTTCAATGAGTATGTTTTTATTCCTTTCAAAAACTGACATTACAATGGCTCCTTCTCCCTTCATTGCATCCACAGCATTCTTCACAAGGTTTTCAATCACCCAGCTCATCAGAATCTTATTATGGGGAACCAAAACAATATATGCGGGAAGATGAAGGGTAAAATCAACCTTTCTTGAAATTCTTGTTTTTAAATAATCATAGTTCTCCTGGATCGTTTGGTTGAAATTCATATCGTTCAGCTCAGGAACTGAACCTATTTTTGAGAAACGTTCGGAAATGGTTCTTAGCCTTTCAATATCTTTTTCTATCTCTTTCACTCCTTCAGAATCCGGATTCTCCAATTTCATGATTTCCATCCAGCCAATCATGGAAGACAACGGTGTGCCAATCTGATGAGCGGTTTCTTTCGCCAGTCCAGCCCAAAGATAGCCTTCATCCGTTTTTTTTATCGTTTTAAAAAACCAAAACGTAAATCCGAAATACAATAGGATAAACAATCCTAAAATATAAGGTGAATACTGCAGATTATTAAGCAATCGTGAATTGTCATAATATACAAATTGGTTATTACCATCCGGAACCTTAATCTCTATCGGAGCATAATTTTTCTCCATATTCATGATCAGATCATGGAGTTTTACCGGATCTTTGATTGTACTTTCAGGAATATTACGGTAATACCCAAGATCAAGAATAGGATTTTTATATTTATCCGTCACAATGAACGGAATGGTATTGTTTATATTCAGGATTTCAGGCAATAAATCCAGAACATCAGTATCAGGACTTTTTACTTCCTGCTGAATTCTGATTGCTTTAGAGAGCAGATTAATCCTTTTAATTTCCTCTTTTCTAAGGAAATTAATCAATGCTGTAGAAGATACTACAATGGCGATTACCAAAGTAGTCATCACAACAAAAATAATCCAGTTATTTAATCTGGTTAATATGGATTTCCTCAAGGTTATTTATTTTAAAACATTAAGAATTTTCTGCAGCTCTGCACTTCCACTCCCCTGATAGTTATTGATAATAATGGAGAACACATACTTCTTTCCATCCTTTGCAGTATGATAACCTGCAAAAGATTTGGTATCTCTCATTGTTCCGCTCTTCATTTTCATGCCATTATCCTGAACCGGAAATCCATCATAATAAGAGTCAAACCAGGATTGTTTTTTTGAGTATAAAAGAGCTTGCACTTCAGCTTTTGCAGCAACATAATTCTGTGGTGAAAGGCCGCTGCCATCTGCAAAATTAATCATATTAGGGTTGATTCCTTTTGATTTCCAGAATTCCTTTAAATAAGCCACTCCGCTCTTAAAACTTGAGTTTCCTTTTTTCTCTTTTCCTAAAGTTTTAATTAGTGTTTCCCCATAAAGGTTGATACTTTTTCTCAAAAACCAATAGACGATTTTATCCAGTGTTGGAGACTGGTACGTTAGGATTACATTACTTTTAGGAGCATCCAAAACCTGCTTCCCTTCTAGCTCGAGCTGCGAATTAGTAAGAGCTTTTCCGGCAAGTTCAATCCCAGATTCTTTTAACCATTGCTTTACTTCTGCTGCTAGCTGTAAAGGTGGATTAGGAGTAGAACCGGAAACGGTTACCGTTTTTCCTCCGGGAAGCATTCCATTGATTAGAGCTACGTTGGAGTGAGGTGCTGTAAAAATTAAACTTTGATCGGAGCTACCACCCGCTTTCAGATCATTCAGCCATTTTACACCCTCCAGCGGATAGGAAAAGCTCTTAAAATCTGTCCCATTGATGTTGATATCAAACTGATTTTCTTTCCAGTTGATTCCCCAAACTCCCGCTCCATAGTAATTTCCAAGGTCATCCCACGGCCATCCTCCGGGAATGGTTTGATGGTCAAAATAAGAGTCATCAATCACCAGATCCCCGGAAATCTTTGTAATTCCGGAATTTTTAACAGCCTCTATCAGCTTCTTTTTAAAACTTTCAGGTTTGTATGCTTCATATCTCCAGCTTCCCAAGGTAGGATCACCATTGGAGCTGATGAAAAGGTTTCCGTTCAGATTTCCTCCGGATATACTTCCGGAATAACTTGAAGTGGTAGTATAGGTATAATTTTTCCCTAATGTTTCTAACGCAGCGCCTGCTGTAAATATTTTCTGGGTAGAAGCCGTTGAAAGCCCCTTATTCCCCTGGTATTCATATATAAAATTGCCATTATCATCTGACACATAAAATGATAAATTAGAAGCAACAGCCCCTGAAGAGTCCATAAGATCTTTGGTTGCTTTATCTAATTTCTGGACCATATTCTGGGCCGAAACAATCTGTACAGAAAGTGTGAGAACTGCAAGTGTTTTTTTCATTGCATTGTTGTTTTGTGCTAAAATTTTGCTGGTAAGCAAGCATTTACAAATTTTACATTGATCCTATTATCTTCATATTATAATGGTACCATTCTAATGTGAAATTGTATATCATTATCTTATTAAAAATTCTAAATCAAATATAGTTAAAATAATAACTTTTTGTATTTTTCAAGATCTTCAGGAGTGAAAAGAATCTGATGGTCAGGAATTTTCTCAAAAGAGCAATCATATTTAAAACATTCCTCATAACCATCTTCATCTATGAAAATATCCATTTGACATTCTTTTATATATTCTGACTTTCCCTCATAGTCTTCTTCATGATATTCGCTGGTACCCCAAGGTTCATTATGACAGCGTAAACAGGATTTATGATATACAGCTACATGCCCGCAGATCTCACAGTTCTGGAGATTCTGGAACAGATCTGAAATTCTGTTCCGTAGATCTTCCGGAAATAAGTGCTGCGGAATAGTCTTCAAAAGCAGATAATAATTCGGTTCATAGCAGGAAAAAGAGAAATATTCGTCGTTATTAATGTGATTTTTTGTGTAAAGTTTCAGTTTTTTCAAATCGAATTCCACTTCAGTCTGTATGATATCCTTCACATTCAGAATCGATTTATTCTTATAAGTAATATTCTGTTTTTCATCAATTTCCATGATGGGTTTCTGATCAAGAAAGTGATTAAGACATAAAGTTGTTTCCCACGAATCAATCGTCCTCAGTTTCCCTTCATTGCCACAAATCTCACAGACCTTTTGAGACAATTGGGAATATTTATTAGTGATTTTTCTCAGATTGGCATTCAGTTCTTCATTTTCAGAATAAATAGAGCATCGCAGCCCCCCGAATTTTTCTTTTCCAAAAACATCATGCTCTATATTCCATCCTGCATTAATCAACTCAGACAGCATTTCTCCGATCAGAGTATTCCAACCGGTACTGTTCACTGAAAAATTCTTCAGATTGCGTTCTATAAAACAATTGAGGTCTTCCTGCTTCATTATAATGAGCTTCCTGCTTCTATTTCGTAAGGTTCTTTTCCTTTTTCAAAAATTCTGGTCAGTTCTTTTCCTTCCACAGTAATGGTTTCATTGATTCTTCTTATCCAGTTTCCTTCCCTCAGGCCTACTACTTTAAGGTCATTTTGCGTAAGGAATTCCAGGATACGGGTTTCTCTGGTTTCTCCGTTATGCTTTAAATCCGGGTTAGGATCAAGATAATGCGGGTTAAGGTTGAAAGGAACCAGTCCCATACAGTCGAAACTTGGCGGATAAACAATCGGCATATCGTTCGTAGTCTTCATATTCTGTCCTCCGATATTGCTTCCTGCACTGCATCCCAGGTATGGTTTTCCATGGGTTACATTTTCTTTTAAAACAGACATCAATCCTTCTTCGTGCAATGTTTTCACCAATAAAAATGTATTTCCACCACCTGTAAAAAAAGCTTTTGCCTTGTTTAAAGCTTCAATTTTATCTTCAAATTCGTGAAGACCCTTTACTTTAATATTAATGGTTTCGAAAAATGAACGGGCTTTTGCCGTATACTCATCATGGGAAATGCCACCTGGTCGTGCGAAAGGGACAAAAACAATTTCATCAATTCCTGCATATAGTTGAATTAATTCTTCTCTTAAATATTCCAGATATTCTCCACCAAAAAGTGTGGATGTGGAAGCTAATATGATATTCATATGATATTTTGATTATAAAAATAGACTTACAAAGATAGCCTCAAACAGCAACGAATCAAAAATTAATCTAAAAAAAACGCGAATCCCGTTAATATTTTCTAAAAAAACTTAAAGCCTCTAAAATTTGAACTTTTATGGAATTATTATTGAATTTTAATTTTCAGAATTATTAAAATATAAGATTATGAAAATGCCGAAAGTAAATATCAAAAACCTATTTGCAGGTTTAATTCTTGTAGGAAGTGCTAGTTTTGTAAGTGCTCAAACCACTCAAACAGATAGTGCCAACAACACAGCAAATCAAACCGCTGTTGCCACTCAATCAACAAATCCTACTATAGAAGGTCTTAAAAAACAAATTGAAACCAATCCAAAAGATACGGAAGCCTTAGCTAAATTAGCAACTGTTTACCAGGAAGCATCCGATTGGACCAATGCAATTGATACCTGGAAAAAAATATCTGTTTTATTACCAGATTGGGCTCCATCTTATTACAGCCAGGCCTATGCTTATCAGTCGGCTAAAGATGATGCTAATGCAAAAATTGCTTATGAAAAGTATATCGCTGCAGTAAAACCTGAAGAAGTTGAACAAAATAAAAAGAATCTGGCCTATGCCTATTTCTATATTGCCTTCTCAGAGCAACAAAGTGATCCTAATAAAGCAAAAGAGCATATTGCAAAATCGTTGAAATACGATCCTAACAACCAGGACGCCATAAAATTGAGCAAAACTTTAAATTCATAGATAAAAAAGCAAAATCCGGAACATGTTCCGGATTTTGCTTTTTTATTTTATCATCACTTCTTCCATGAAATTTTGATGTTTGGTTCCTGACTTCCTATTCAATCTTCTTCCCAAAGAAATCTGTTTCACCATGCAAATGCCTGATGATTTTTTCAATATTACGCTGAATACTGGCTTCAGTTTTCAGATTGTTGATATAACGGATCAATTCATGTCGTCTTGAAGGAATCAGTTTTTCAAAGTTATTTCTAGCCAACGCACTCTCTTTTATTGCCTGTTCTAATTGAGGGTGTATGGAAATACTTCTGTCAGTATCATCATATTCCAACATCACCTCAATGGTTTCTCCAATTCTCTTTGGGGAGTTTTTCAACATGGTTAAATTGACATACAGTCTCCACTCTCCCAAGTATTTCATCAGATTTTGTTGAAACTCCTTTCCATTCACGGTTCCTTTTACCGGAATCGGACTTTTATTTCTTCCTGATGCTTCGAAAGTAGCTTCCAGAATTTTTTCGGGAACAAAGACAAAAGGATTGATTCCTATTATTTCCAAAGTCGCTGTAAAAGTGGCGTTTTTCATTGGGTATAAGTATTAAAGCAAAATTAACTATTAGATTTTATATTCAATGAATTTTGTTTTTGCTACCGTAATTATTACTTCTTCTTGAGTTTTTATCTTATACCCTATTTCGGACTTCCCACACAATCATGCTCGTATTCTATAACTCTTCCCCAATATGTACTCAAAAAAATCATATCCCAGAACTCAATTAAATGACTTATCTTTGTAACAATAAATCTATTTAACAAAATGAAATTTTTTATTGACACAGCTAATTTAGAGCAAATCAAGGAAGCTAAAGATCTTGGAATCTTAGATGGTGTAACGACCAACCCTTCATTAATGGCTAAAGAAGGTATTCAGGGAGCTGAAGCGATCAAAAACCATTATAAGACGATCTGCGAGCTTGTAGACGGAGATATTTCTGCTGAAGTACTTTCTACAACTTATGAGGAAATGATTAAGGAAGGAGACGAATTGGCTGCAATCCACCCAAATATCGTTGTAAAAATTCCAATGATTAAGGATGGTATCAAAGCATTAAAATATTTTTCTGATAAAGGAATCAGAACAAACTGTACATTGATCTTCTCTCCAGGACAAGCTCTTTTGGCAGCTAAAGCAGGAGCAACTTATGTTTCTCCATTCCTTGGAAGACTAGATGATATCTCTACAGACGGACTAAACCTTATCCAGGAGATCAGATTAATTTTCGATAACTATATGTTCGAAACTGAAATCCTTGCAGCTTCTATCCGTCACTCAATGCACATCATCGACTGTGCTAAAATTGGAGCTGATGTGATTACATCTCCACTTCCTCCAATCTTGAGCTTATTAAAGCACCCATTAACAGACAGCGGATTGGCTCAGTTTATTGCTGATTCTCAGAAGTTATCTTAATTCCTGACTGTTTTTTCAGATATAAATCCCGAAACTTTGTTCCGGGATTTTATTTTATTCATTTCCTTCAATATTTTTCACCACTTTACAAGGATTTCCTACGGCAACAACATTCTCCGGGATATCTTTAGTCACGATACTCCCTGCTCCTATTACCGTATTATTTCCGATGGTTACCCCAGGTAAGACCACTACATTTCCTCCCAACCATACATTATCTCCTACCGTAATCGGATGGGCATATTCCAACCCTGCATTTCTCTGTTTCACATCAAGCGGATGTCCTGCTGTATAAAAGCTGCAATTGGGTCCTATAAAGACATTATCACCAAACTTAACCTTAGCACAATCTAAAATCACAAGATTATGATTGGCATAAAAGTTATCACCCACTTCAATATTATACCCGTAGTCACACCAAAAGGAAGGTTCAATACATACATTTTCTTTTGTACTGCCCAGAATTCTTTTGAGCAACTGCCGTCTCCCTTCTGGATCAGAATTCTTCAATCCATTATATTCTAAGCACAAATCTTTACAAGCCACACGTTCCCCGATTAATTCTGTATCATAATTGGCATCATACAAAAGTCCAGCTTCACATTTTTCTTTTTCTGTCATAGAGGTTTAAGGTTTATGTGGTTTAAAAATAGAAATATTGAGCTATATAAACAAAAAACAGGATCATCTTTTGGATCATCCTGTTCAGTAGAAAATAATAATTTTAGTTCACCAGATCCGGTTGTATCGGATTGTTGTCTTTTTGAAGCATATCTTTTGTTCGCTTTTCCATTTCTTTGAATACCTGATTGGGGTCTGAGAATTCTTTACCGTCTGCCGTTTTTACTTTAAAGGCGACTTTTCCTCCTGCTTCACCACCATTTCTCATCATGAGCTCTCTCATATTCTTTGTAGGGTCATTCACATAGGCTTTCCAGGCTTTTTTAAACTGGTCTTTGGTCACTTCAATATCTTTACCATCCAATCCCAGTATTTTTACATTTCCCGGAAGCTCTAATCCTTCTTCTTTCTTTGGAGACTGTAGGTTTTTATTACCTACGAGCTGCATGCTGTGAGATCCTGTGGTATCTTCTATTTTTACAATAAGCCCCGGAAGCCCACAAAAAACATAGGGTCCGTCCTGAATAGGAATATCTGTTGTAAACCAAGCCGTCCAGTCTCTTCCGCCAAAACTTGTTGTAGCCTTCTGAGCATTGTACTCCCCTATTTTCTGCTTTTCAGGTAAAATTTTCCATTCAGGCTTTTTGTCTTCCTTAATTTTATATTTATCCATAGAAATACTTCTGAAAAGATAGGTTTTAAAATCA is a genomic window of Chryseobacterium nakagawai containing:
- a CDS encoding M1 family metallopeptidase, which produces MKKLSYTLLLISGFAFGQLFERDKVYTKQDTLKGSNTPFRDFWDVKKYNFSVEPDFEQKSIKGTNKISFEIIKNVANPIFQIDLQQPMKAGKITASFPIASSKQDGDFIFITAKKNFKKGEKYTIDIDYSGNPRIAKNAPWDGGWVFTQDKNGNPWMSPAVQGIGSSIWLPTKDIWSDEPDNGIIMKIITPNDLVGVGNGRLIDKKTNGNKTAYTWEVKNPINDYSIIPNIGKYVNFKDTFDGEKGKLDLDYWVLDYNLEKAKKQFEQVKPMLSAFEHWFGPYPFYEDSYKLVDSPYLGMEHQSNVAYGNDYQNGYRGKDLSGTGIGLKWDYIIIHESGHEWFANNITAKDEADMWIHESFTMYSEVLFTENYLDKKSADIYIIGLRGKIDNDVPIIGKYGVRNEGSGDMYPKGANMLHTIRQVINNDEKFRQILRGLGKEFYHQTVTTKQIEDYISSKSGIDFSTVFDQYLRTIKIPTLEYTQNEDSLKFRYTNVVKNLKLPIIINGDQTINPTEEWQTVKLKKSTPVELNKNYYINYLSVQ
- a CDS encoding M61 family metallopeptidase: MRKTALSLGLFAAFLANAQSIKTTIDLVNVKDDKVAVTMEFPKMKSGDIKFHFPKTVPGTYSVDDYGRFIEGIKFYDNKGKELAFTKVNDNSYSLKNAQNLSKISYLVNDSFDEEMDTSKHKAVFSPSGTDIEAGKVYMINTHGFIGYIENMQDVPYQLVVQKPTDFYGTTALVDQDKSESTDTYTLSNYAKVTDSPLMYTKPDYITFNAGGMDLVLGVYSPTGKYKAADFKDNLEKMVVAQKKFLGDMNTNKKYAIMLYLSGGDGPMVKGFGALEHHESTSVVLPEAMPKEAIDQTITDVVSHEFFHTVNPLKTHSEEIHYFNYADPKMSQHLWMYEGGTEYFANLFQIQEGLINKDEFLKRIGEKITNSKNYNDTMPFTVMSKNVLQDAYKDQYRNVYEKGALLAMCMDIELRKLSNGEMGYRDMIRKLSQRFGENKPFKDDKLIDELVTVTGYPQIKDFYNKYIAGSQPTPYAEYLKMVGVDVHKQETAPIFWLIKDPNQTGYDDKNKALAFDENSTLSPFAKSIGFKITDQVLALDGKTIDIQKIQDFIGYTRTIKDGQEVTVTILRDNAGKKEKMTLKGKAILDKLSVETLQFKANPSPEELKLQTQWLTGKK
- a CDS encoding sensor histidine kinase; its protein translation is MRKSILTRLNNWIIFVVMTTLVIAIVVSSTALINFLRKEEIKRINLLSKAIRIQQEVKSPDTDVLDLLPEILNINNTIPFIVTDKYKNPILDLGYYRNIPESTIKDPVKLHDLIMNMEKNYAPIEIKVPDGNNQFVYYDNSRLLNNLQYSPYILGLFILLYFGFTFWFFKTIKKTDEGYLWAGLAKETAHQIGTPLSSMIGWMEIMKLENPDSEGVKEIEKDIERLRTISERFSKIGSVPELNDMNFNQTIQENYDYLKTRISRKVDFTLHLPAYIVLVPHNKILMSWVIENLVKNAVDAMKGEGAIVMSVFERNKNILIEVKDTGSGMTNQQARNAFKPGYSTKKRGWGLGLSLAQRVIHEYHNGDIKISQTEIGKGTTFRITIKKG
- the dacB gene encoding D-alanyl-D-alanine carboxypeptidase/D-alanyl-D-alanine endopeptidase, with amino-acid sequence MKKTLAVLTLSVQIVSAQNMVQKLDKATKDLMDSSGAVASNLSFYVSDDNGNFIYEYQGNKGLSTASTQKIFTAGAALETLGKNYTYTTTSSYSGSISGGNLNGNLFISSNGDPTLGSWRYEAYKPESFKKKLIEAVKNSGITKISGDLVIDDSYFDHQTIPGGWPWDDLGNYYGAGVWGINWKENQFDININGTDFKSFSYPLEGVKWLNDLKAGGSSDQSLIFTAPHSNVALINGMLPGGKTVTVSGSTPNPPLQLAAEVKQWLKESGIELAGKALTNSQLELEGKQVLDAPKSNVILTYQSPTLDKIVYWFLRKSINLYGETLIKTLGKEKKGNSSFKSGVAYLKEFWKSKGINPNMINFADGSGLSPQNYVAAKAEVQALLYSKKQSWFDSYYDGFPVQDNGMKMKSGTMRDTKSFAGYHTAKDGKKYVFSIIINNYQGSGSAELQKILNVLK
- the pepE gene encoding dipeptidase PepE, with translation MNIILASTSTLFGGEYLEYLREELIQLYAGIDEIVFVPFARPGGISHDEYTAKARSFFETINIKVKGLHEFEDKIEALNKAKAFFTGGGNTFLLVKTLHEEGLMSVLKENVTHGKPYLGCSAGSNIGGQNMKTTNDMPIVYPPSFDCMGLVPFNLNPHYLDPNPDLKHNGETRETRILEFLTQNDLKVVGLREGNWIRRINETITVEGKELTRIFEKGKEPYEIEAGSSL
- a CDS encoding tetratricopeptide repeat protein; the protein is MKMPKVNIKNLFAGLILVGSASFVSAQTTQTDSANNTANQTAVATQSTNPTIEGLKKQIETNPKDTEALAKLATVYQEASDWTNAIDTWKKISVLLPDWAPSYYSQAYAYQSAKDDANAKIAYEKYIAAVKPEEVEQNKKNLAYAYFYIAFSEQQSDPNKAKEHIAKSLKYDPNNQDAIKLSKTLNS
- a CDS encoding YdeI/OmpD-associated family protein; translation: MKNATFTATLEIIGINPFVFVPEKILEATFEASGRNKSPIPVKGTVNGKEFQQNLMKYLGEWRLYVNLTMLKNSPKRIGETIEVMLEYDDTDRSISIHPQLEQAIKESALARNNFEKLIPSRRHELIRYINNLKTEASIQRNIEKIIRHLHGETDFFGKKIE
- the fsa gene encoding fructose-6-phosphate aldolase, translated to MKFFIDTANLEQIKEAKDLGILDGVTTNPSLMAKEGIQGAEAIKNHYKTICELVDGDISAEVLSTTYEEMIKEGDELAAIHPNIVVKIPMIKDGIKALKYFSDKGIRTNCTLIFSPGQALLAAKAGATYVSPFLGRLDDISTDGLNLIQEIRLIFDNYMFETEILAASIRHSMHIIDCAKIGADVITSPLPPILSLLKHPLTDSGLAQFIADSQKLS
- a CDS encoding sugar O-acetyltransferase — translated: MTEKEKCEAGLLYDANYDTELIGERVACKDLCLEYNGLKNSDPEGRRQLLKRILGSTKENVCIEPSFWCDYGYNIEVGDNFYANHNLVILDCAKVKFGDNVFIGPNCSFYTAGHPLDVKQRNAGLEYAHPITVGDNVWLGGNVVVLPGVTIGNNTVIGAGSIVTKDIPENVVAVGNPCKVVKNIEGNE
- a CDS encoding GLPGLI family protein, which gives rise to MKTKILFFIFLGILTNAQVNRFFYEYTFIPDSNNKDDVKKEMMLLDIDKDGSNYYSRDKFVADSTGRAELEKQLKSGSGSISVNKRDKPGTVSYRVTKQYPDFKTYLFRSISMDKYKIKEDKKPEWKILPEKQKIGEYNAQKATTSFGGRDWTAWFTTDIPIQDGPYVFCGLPGLIVKIEDTTGSHSMQLVGNKNLQSPKKEEGLELPGNVKILGLDGKDIEVTKDQFKKAWKAYVNDPTKNMRELMMRNGGEAGGKVAFKVKTADGKEFSDPNQVFKEMEKRTKDMLQKDNNPIQPDLVN